Proteins from one Salvelinus sp. IW2-2015 linkage group LG9, ASM291031v2, whole genome shotgun sequence genomic window:
- the LOC111968641 gene encoding BAG family molecular chaperone regulator 5 isoform X2, translating to MAVRWLCSLFGKPFDGGKRMDHGSQQQQQHPAMIRLYEVQREVQSLGPQVCTFSGLKNEREYRRLERELTRLLLEVDQVDTEGRADLQGARKRAAQEVEGLLRYLEENATHPSRLAIEELSREAQRLVEQGVVEPQXAGGTAEISDELVDAVQELILRLTQVKTGGRVPLRKARYRALTRLCAVQDVIEGRTRQQTLPLSEDTHVAVQRINQVMVQVSGARSQLVALLMGLSGRDSCAHLSRVLTELLVELDALDVSGNAAVRNYRKQVVEEINGLLKHLDLEGEGDDTRRYDLAQNDSIRQIEAVRGRVGQLRGEVLRHCGVGDLFRPKPELQSLLTHLDQVDTARNPCIREARRRAVLEVQAVITFLDLREALICRQPGSNEPPQHRAVWMVLGSLSDLQAQVLCFNGKRADKSYILLEELLTKQLLALDAVDPQGDEMTKVARKQAVKFAQNILSYLDMKTDEWEY from the exons ATGGCTGTACGTTGGTTATGCAG CTTGTTTGGAAAGCCCTTTGATGGTGGAAAGAGGATGGACCAtggcagccagcagcagcagcagcacccaGCCATGATACGGCTCTATGAGGTCCAGCGGGAGGTCCAGTCTCTGGGCCCTCAGGTGTGCACTTTCAGCGGGTTGAAGAACGAGCGGGAGTATCGGCGGCTGGAGCGCGAGCTGACCCGGCTGCTCCTGGAGGTGGACCAGGTGGACACGGAGGGCAGGGCAGACCTACAGGGGGCACGCAAGAGAGCAGCCCAGGAGGTGGAGGGGCTGCTGCGCTACCTTGAGGAGAACGCCACCCACCCGTCTCGCCTGGCCATCGAGGAGCTGAGCCGGGAGGCCCAGAGGCTGGTGGAGCAGGGGGTGGTGGARCCKCAGCRGGCYGGGGGCACAGCAGAGATCAGTGATGAGCTGGTGGATGCYGTGCAGGAGCTGATACTGAGGCTCACCCAGGTGAAGACAGGAGGGAGGGTGCCCCTTCGCAAGGCTCGCTATCGGGCCCTGACACGACTGTGTGCCGTGCAGGACGTGATCGAGGGTCGCACGCGCCAGCAGACCCTTCCCCTGTCAGAAGACACGCACGTGGCCGTGCAGAGGATCAACCAGGTGATGGTGCAGGTGAGTGGGGCGCGCAGCCAGCTGGTGGCACTGCTGATGGGGCTGAGTGGGAGGGATAGCTGTGCCCACCTGTCCCGCGTGCTCACTGAGCTTCTGGTGGAGCTGGATGCCCTGGACGTGTCGGGGAACGCAGCGGTCCGGAACTACCGCAAACAGGTGGTGGAGGAGATCAACGGCCTGCTCAAACACCTGgacctggagggagagggagacgacACGCGCAG GTATGACTTGGCGCAGAATGACTCAATCCGTCAGATTGAGGCGGTGCGGGGTCGGGTGGGCCAGCTGCGCGGGGAGGTCCTGCGACACTGTGGGGTGGGCGACCTCTTCAGGCCCAAGCCTGAGCTCCAGAGTCTCCTCACACATCTGGACCAGGTGGATACGGCCCGTAACCCCTGTATCCGTGAGGCCCGCCGACGCGCTGTGCTGGAGGTCCAGGCTGTCATCACCTTCCTGGACCTCCGTGAGGCCCTGATCTGCCGCCAGCCCGGCTCCAACGAGCCCCCACAACACAGGGCTGTGTGGATGGTCCTGGGCAGCCTGTCAGACCTCCAGGCCCAGGTACTCTGCTTCAACGGCAAGCGGGCCGACAAGAGCTACATATTGCTTGAGGAGCTTCTAACTAAACAGCTGCTGGCCCTGGATGCAGTTGACCCACAGGGTGATGAGATGACCAAAGTGGCCCGCAAGCAGGCAGTCAAGTTTGCCCAGAACATCCTCAGCTATCTGGACATGAAGACAGACGAGTGGGAATACTGA
- the LOC111968641 gene encoding BAG family molecular chaperone regulator 5 isoform X3, whose protein sequence is MDHGSQQQQQHPAMIRLYEVQREVQSLGPQVCTFSGLKNEREYRRLERELTRLLLEVDQVDTEGRADLQGARKRAAQEVEGLLRYLEENATHPSRLAIEELSREAQRLVEQGVVEPQXAGGTAEISDELVDAVQELILRLTQVKTGGRVPLRKARYRALTRLCAVQDVIEGRTRQQTLPLSEDTHVAVQRINQVMVQVSGARSQLVALLMGLSGRDSCAHLSRVLTELLVELDALDVSGNAAVRNYRKQVVEEINGLLKHLDLEGEGDDTRRYDLAQNDSIRQIEAVRGRVGQLRGEVLRHCGVGDLFRPKPELQSLLTHLDQVDTARNPCIREARRRAVLEVQAVITFLDLREALICRQPGSNEPPQHRAVWMVLGSLSDLQAQVLCFNGKRADKSYILLEELLTKQLLALDAVDPQGDEMTKVARKQAVKFAQNILSYLDMKTDEWEY, encoded by the exons ATGGACCAtggcagccagcagcagcagcagcacccaGCCATGATACGGCTCTATGAGGTCCAGCGGGAGGTCCAGTCTCTGGGCCCTCAGGTGTGCACTTTCAGCGGGTTGAAGAACGAGCGGGAGTATCGGCGGCTGGAGCGCGAGCTGACCCGGCTGCTCCTGGAGGTGGACCAGGTGGACACGGAGGGCAGGGCAGACCTACAGGGGGCACGCAAGAGAGCAGCCCAGGAGGTGGAGGGGCTGCTGCGCTACCTTGAGGAGAACGCCACCCACCCGTCTCGCCTGGCCATCGAGGAGCTGAGCCGGGAGGCCCAGAGGCTGGTGGAGCAGGGGGTGGTGGARCCKCAGCRGGCYGGGGGCACAGCAGAGATCAGTGATGAGCTGGTGGATGCYGTGCAGGAGCTGATACTGAGGCTCACCCAGGTGAAGACAGGAGGGAGGGTGCCCCTTCGCAAGGCTCGCTATCGGGCCCTGACACGACTGTGTGCCGTGCAGGACGTGATCGAGGGTCGCACGCGCCAGCAGACCCTTCCCCTGTCAGAAGACACGCACGTGGCCGTGCAGAGGATCAACCAGGTGATGGTGCAGGTGAGTGGGGCGCGCAGCCAGCTGGTGGCACTGCTGATGGGGCTGAGTGGGAGGGATAGCTGTGCCCACCTGTCCCGCGTGCTCACTGAGCTTCTGGTGGAGCTGGATGCCCTGGACGTGTCGGGGAACGCAGCGGTCCGGAACTACCGCAAACAGGTGGTGGAGGAGATCAACGGCCTGCTCAAACACCTGgacctggagggagagggagacgacACGCGCAG GTATGACTTGGCGCAGAATGACTCAATCCGTCAGATTGAGGCGGTGCGGGGTCGGGTGGGCCAGCTGCGCGGGGAGGTCCTGCGACACTGTGGGGTGGGCGACCTCTTCAGGCCCAAGCCTGAGCTCCAGAGTCTCCTCACACATCTGGACCAGGTGGATACGGCCCGTAACCCCTGTATCCGTGAGGCCCGCCGACGCGCTGTGCTGGAGGTCCAGGCTGTCATCACCTTCCTGGACCTCCGTGAGGCCCTGATCTGCCGCCAGCCCGGCTCCAACGAGCCCCCACAACACAGGGCTGTGTGGATGGTCCTGGGCAGCCTGTCAGACCTCCAGGCCCAGGTACTCTGCTTCAACGGCAAGCGGGCCGACAAGAGCTACATATTGCTTGAGGAGCTTCTAACTAAACAGCTGCTGGCCCTGGATGCAGTTGACCCACAGGGTGATGAGATGACCAAAGTGGCCCGCAAGCAGGCAGTCAAGTTTGCCCAGAACATCCTCAGCTATCTGGACATGAAGACAGACGAGTGGGAATACTGA
- the LOC111968641 gene encoding BAG family molecular chaperone regulator 5 isoform X1, which yields MCANVFGALKSLFGKPFDGGKRMDHGSQQQQQHPAMIRLYEVQREVQSLGPQVCTFSGLKNEREYRRLERELTRLLLEVDQVDTEGRADLQGARKRAAQEVEGLLRYLEENATHPSRLAIEELSREAQRLVEQGVVEPQXAGGTAEISDELVDAVQELILRLTQVKTGGRVPLRKARYRALTRLCAVQDVIEGRTRQQTLPLSEDTHVAVQRINQVMVQVSGARSQLVALLMGLSGRDSCAHLSRVLTELLVELDALDVSGNAAVRNYRKQVVEEINGLLKHLDLEGEGDDTRRYDLAQNDSIRQIEAVRGRVGQLRGEVLRHCGVGDLFRPKPELQSLLTHLDQVDTARNPCIREARRRAVLEVQAVITFLDLREALICRQPGSNEPPQHRAVWMVLGSLSDLQAQVLCFNGKRADKSYILLEELLTKQLLALDAVDPQGDEMTKVARKQAVKFAQNILSYLDMKTDEWEY from the exons ATGTGCGCGAATGTCTTTGGCGCTTTGAAAAG CTTGTTTGGAAAGCCCTTTGATGGTGGAAAGAGGATGGACCAtggcagccagcagcagcagcagcacccaGCCATGATACGGCTCTATGAGGTCCAGCGGGAGGTCCAGTCTCTGGGCCCTCAGGTGTGCACTTTCAGCGGGTTGAAGAACGAGCGGGAGTATCGGCGGCTGGAGCGCGAGCTGACCCGGCTGCTCCTGGAGGTGGACCAGGTGGACACGGAGGGCAGGGCAGACCTACAGGGGGCACGCAAGAGAGCAGCCCAGGAGGTGGAGGGGCTGCTGCGCTACCTTGAGGAGAACGCCACCCACCCGTCTCGCCTGGCCATCGAGGAGCTGAGCCGGGAGGCCCAGAGGCTGGTGGAGCAGGGGGTGGTGGARCCKCAGCRGGCYGGGGGCACAGCAGAGATCAGTGATGAGCTGGTGGATGCYGTGCAGGAGCTGATACTGAGGCTCACCCAGGTGAAGACAGGAGGGAGGGTGCCCCTTCGCAAGGCTCGCTATCGGGCCCTGACACGACTGTGTGCCGTGCAGGACGTGATCGAGGGTCGCACGCGCCAGCAGACCCTTCCCCTGTCAGAAGACACGCACGTGGCCGTGCAGAGGATCAACCAGGTGATGGTGCAGGTGAGTGGGGCGCGCAGCCAGCTGGTGGCACTGCTGATGGGGCTGAGTGGGAGGGATAGCTGTGCCCACCTGTCCCGCGTGCTCACTGAGCTTCTGGTGGAGCTGGATGCCCTGGACGTGTCGGGGAACGCAGCGGTCCGGAACTACCGCAAACAGGTGGTGGAGGAGATCAACGGCCTGCTCAAACACCTGgacctggagggagagggagacgacACGCGCAG GTATGACTTGGCGCAGAATGACTCAATCCGTCAGATTGAGGCGGTGCGGGGTCGGGTGGGCCAGCTGCGCGGGGAGGTCCTGCGACACTGTGGGGTGGGCGACCTCTTCAGGCCCAAGCCTGAGCTCCAGAGTCTCCTCACACATCTGGACCAGGTGGATACGGCCCGTAACCCCTGTATCCGTGAGGCCCGCCGACGCGCTGTGCTGGAGGTCCAGGCTGTCATCACCTTCCTGGACCTCCGTGAGGCCCTGATCTGCCGCCAGCCCGGCTCCAACGAGCCCCCACAACACAGGGCTGTGTGGATGGTCCTGGGCAGCCTGTCAGACCTCCAGGCCCAGGTACTCTGCTTCAACGGCAAGCGGGCCGACAAGAGCTACATATTGCTTGAGGAGCTTCTAACTAAACAGCTGCTGGCCCTGGATGCAGTTGACCCACAGGGTGATGAGATGACCAAAGTGGCCCGCAAGCAGGCAGTCAAGTTTGCCCAGAACATCCTCAGCTATCTGGACATGAAGACAGACGAGTGGGAATACTGA